One Eurosta solidaginis isolate ZX-2024a chromosome 1, ASM4086904v1, whole genome shotgun sequence genomic window, CCTActgcacattagactgggttgatcACCACACGAATTTAAATGATTGTAAAAGTCCGCCTCTAAATCTGAAGTTTATgttgagaaaatgaaaaagtttgcttgATCCTTAAAAATACAGCCgacattatttttttgttgtaacttggttatttaatATCCGATTTTTGAAATTGATACTTCGTTATTTTTATCTTCGGAAGCTTTAAAATTAATTCTAATGTCCTTTCCAGCTTTGCAGTCGTTTTTACGTAGTCGCTGCTTCATAGTTTGGTGAAAAGAAATTCATACTCTATGGGGTTGAACTGATTTAGCAGGCAAAACCATAAGAAAACGACTTCAGAGTTCAAACGGACAGGAATTATAGAACTTATCAggccaaaaatgttttaattttaaattagatGTTAAATAATCAAGatacaataaaagaaaacaagaatttcggctgtattttgaaggatgcaaaaaaaaaaaaaaataattaaacaatgAGACGCTCTTATTGTAGACTTCAAATTTAAAGGGtccttttgcaactttttttcgacccagtttACTGCACATACACCTACGTGTATAAAAATGTACTAAAAATTAATTGGAAATTTGTCTTCtactttattaaaattaaatttttaatgaaatttctatgtatgtatgtaattatgtCAACCAATTTTGAAAACGATTTGGAAAAATTTGGGAAACTCGAGaagcttttaaaaatcgtttagaaaGTTTCCAACTGTTTGAAATCTCGCAAGATGTGCACTGagttgttaatttttgttcgaagggtgtttttgattttcttaaataaaaaaaattaagtcatacACACTTTGTATTGAACATAGTTGGGCACAATCTATCGCACATAGGCAATACGTTTTTGTACTCTGGCTTGCTCGCTGCTGAGAAAAGCAATATAAGAAGCAGACTTTCTTATATTAGGTTTGAAGTTGTGTAGCAGATGGAGTGGTCGATATTGTTCCTTTTGTCTGAAATGTTTGGTTTATTAGGTAGATAAGTGTAATTTCATTCAAAACATCCATCGTTTGCTGAACCCGCCTACGTGCAGTTATTAAGTGAATGACGTGCCTAAATATATactttaaatttatgaaaaaaattttatggaacgAATATTGCACTAAAGAACAATATCTAAAATTGCAAAGGGGGCCttctaaaaataaaactaaattttcaatgaaaatggtgacatttaaaatttttatacataTGTTGTTTTGTAAtaaatgtgacccggtctatgaaaaggtggcttatgactaaaaaaaaaaattgcgaggaACAGTGgttaacatgttttttttttgagtcataagccaccttttcatagaccgggtcacaaatATGTTTTtgtaatgaaaagaaaaagggaCCATATGGtaggtactaaatgttgcatgctTTTCGGCGCATTTGATactgttttcgatatttttggggATAAAACTTTAGCGTTAGCGAAAGCTGGAATTTGGGGGCTGATTTAGATTCATGGTACCGAAGGCCTTTAGGAAAACATTGGCTAATTTTTGGCTACAAAATTTGTCGGACTGTGTAATGATAGGCTTTAGTCAATATCTTATTATAAAAAACTATTTCTCAGAGcttgttttaacaaaaaatcataAATCGATAGACGATCACTTCTTCGTAGTTCTTCTTTCTACCGTTGCTGACGAAATAAGTATTGTATGGTTCTAAATTTATTACTACTGTAGTTATAGACTATAGTTTCACAATTAgttaataatatacatacatacatatatagatataatACATAGTTAAAGTAATAATACTTCTAACTACAATCGATAACTTATCGTACAGCACGCGTTTAATGCCTTATCTAACTCTAATTTTTTTACGCATTACAACACTTTTTAGTTTGCTTTCTAACGTAGACTTTGCGTAAATGTATTGGTTGCAATGTCCTAAAGTTGTTGTATAAAAGTTGACCGTCTTCGTCGAGCACACCCCAAAAATTTCTCATCTATTagtgaataaaattataaaaaaataaatttaaagtagaTGCTAAAGTGCGTTGCAGTTTCTTTGACACATATGTATCTTATAGCAAGTGCTGTCTCACTCACATAATACAGGGGTATTGGTATCGCTTCAGGATACACTAGCCAACTGACAGCTTCGGAACAAGGTGGTGTCGTTAGGGAACCTTGATAAGTATAATAATTTTCACGACTAATATTTGGCAATAGAGATCCAAGCGTAATGAATTTGGACGTAGTAGCGGTCGTGTTAAAGCCGAACACATAAGgtactatatcaaaaattgtttggAGGCCAAGTGAAGAAGCTCTATTTTTCAACTGCAATCATAATAAGATAAGAAGGTTAATAAGTACAGACATTAGGGTATTATATTCTGTACATAGCAAACAACCTTTAATTCTTCATTCCATTTACCTTATGAACTTTGAAGAGAACAGCTATCACCGCTAAACCATCATCGTACTCCAGCGCCTCTTCGACGCtagaatattttgtatttttatgcaAAATATGCATTTCCAAATCAAAACGCTTATTGTTGATTTGATGTTCAGAACCTTTTTCTAGTGGTGCGCCCCAATGAAAATGTACGTTGATGGCTTCATATTTACCTTTAAGTGGCCCATTGGTTATGTATGGTAAACTATTTTTCACAGTTGGTGGTATACGGAATGTAACTGTAAATTATAATGAAtaatgcctggtttttcagtgctaagttaaacttcagttaaagctGACTAAGGTTTAACTTTATCACTTAGGCAACTAAGATGAGCAGCAACATTGTATGTCATCGAACAAAGTGGCAGAGATATTCTctggtcaactttaactggagttaaaAGTCGCATTTAAAAACGGGGCCTAAGAGTATATGCCATTTGCCTCGTTGCTTTTTACTTACTAGTGTGTCCATTATTTTCTAAAGTAAGATCTTCTGACAAGTGTGTGTCGTATTCTCCGAATATTATGGCTGGTATATCAATCGGTATAGTCtgtgaaatgaatttgaaaattgcCTTAGTTTAGTTAAGATTTATAAACACACGcacaatcattaaaaaaaatcatttaatcAGTATATAAAAGATTTGGAAAAGTTATGTAggctgttgttattgtagcgataaggacactcccctgttatcgatgtcgatggtcctttgccggatactagcccgaccatctcgggaatgatgaccacatgcaaccttctaggccataccgttctcccactccctagatccatcaggagttcggggtcgccagagcctcggctgttaataaaacaggattcgccacgggtaggtaggtgaggttgacaattgggttagagaagctattgAGCTGGCATCCCCTTGAGAGTGTTGGGATAAACAACCCCTTgattcaatttggtattttagtcgcctcttacgacaggccccctaacccgctggggcaagTTATGTAGGATCTTTAAAACGAGTCGATTTTCTGCTAAATTTTTTGCCGTTCAACCAAAATTATAAAGCCaatggcagttgtctaaattttttctttcttctattctaatttaaaaattttttcaattaagaaaaaatttatcataaaaataataatgataaaaaattattgttaggccttgagctcgattcgaacccgcgatcttaaaatcagtaggccgatataacaacaaaaaattgttaatacatcccagagcacggggaaaaaagtgtcaataaaatatgacactatggcagcattgccaacaaacaagtccaattttcacagccattctgcaacagatgtcgcagtgttgtgaatatcaattggcacgaaccagaatagaagtaggattaatgaagacaaacaaaaaaccgctgtggtggctgaatggttatagcagcggcgcctaaacgttgccgatgaaggaatttagcagttccggaaatggatctatacaacgagctttggcagttgtctaaattttttctttcttctattctaatttaaaacttttttcaattaagaaaaaatttatcataaaaataataatgataaaaaattattgttaggccttgagctcgattcgaacccgcgatcttaaaatcagtaggccgatataacaacaaaaaattgaaaaatgttaatgtaaaaataaaatttaaaacataaacaaaaacttgtcaaaatcaataactttgggggattagaaattgtttttgtattttgaaactCCGgaaaagtttcgtcagtttttctagcttggaTTCCAAagcaaaataaagtagtgtcattgACATATCTAATATAtacaattcttctgtcacggttttagaggcttaactcctccgaaacggctgaaccgattctcatgaaattttgtgaacatattgggtaggtctgagaatcggccaacgtctacctttttttcgctacgtgcctagggtcttgatatcaaaacgtggacccgggtacccctagaatgtgtctatacaatatggatatcaaatgaaagctgttgataagtgctatagtacaggataattttcatacccctgggtgactagggtctcgatatatagcccaaaacgtggacccgggtacccctagaatgtgtttatagaatattgatatcaaatgaaagctgttgttgagtgctatagtacaggataattttcatacaactgggaggctggggtctcgagataaagcccaaaacgtggacccgggtacccctagaatgtgtttatacaatatggatttcaaatgaaagctgttgatgagtgctatagtacaggataattttcatacaactggggggctagggtctcgagatatagcccaaaacgtggacccgggtacccctagaatgtgtttatacaatatggatatcaaatgaaagctgttgttgttgtagcgattaggttactccccgaaggctttggggagtgctatcgatgtgatggtcctttgtcggatacagatccgatacgctccggtaacacagcaccattaaggtgctggccggaccatctcgggaacgatttatatggccacattgaaccttcaggccatacctccctccccacccccaagttccatgagtagcttggggtcgccagagcctcgtctgttagtgaaacgggattcgccgctcgaaggtgaggttgacaattgggttggagaagctatatattgcgctacacaaccccttgaatcccatcaaatgaaagctgttgatgagtgctatagtacagggtaattttcatacaactgggaggctagggtctcgagatatagcccaaaacgtggacccgggtacccctagaatgtgtgtatacaatatggatatcaaatgaaaactgttgatgagtgctatagtacaggataattttcatacaactgagagtctagggtctcgagatatagcccaaaacgtggacccgggtacccctagaaggtgtttatacaatatggatatcaaatgaaagctgttgatgagtgctatagtacaggataattttcatacaactgggaggctagggtctatatatagcccaaaacgtggacccggatacacctagaacgtgtttttacattatgggtatcaaattgaagctgttgatgagtgctttagtagagggtaattttcatacccctaggtgactagggtctcgagatataggccaaaacgtggacccgggtacccctagagtgtgtttatagaatatggatatcaaatgaaagctgttgatgagtgctttagtagagggtaattttcatacccctgggagactagggtctcgggatataggccaaaatgtgggccggggtacccctagaatgtgtttatagaatattgatatcaaatgacagctgttgatgagtgctttagcagacgGTTATTTTCATTCCCCTGGGTGAttgggtttcgagatatagccaacacgtggaccggggtacccctagaatgtgtttatagaatattgatatcaaatgaaagctgttgatgagtgctttagcagagggttattttcatacccctgcgtgattgggtttcgagatataggccaaaacgtggaccgggtacccctacaatgtgtttatagaatattgatatcaaatgaaagctgttgatgagtgctttagcagagggttattttcatacccctgcgtgattgggtttcgagatataggccaaaacgtggaccgggtacccctacaatgtgtttatagaatattgatatcaaatgacagctgttgatgagtgctttagcagacgGTTATTTTCATTCCCCTGGGTGAttgggtttcgagatatagccaacacgtggaccggggtacccctagaatgtgtttatagaatattgatatcaaatgaaagctgttgatgagtgctttagcagagggttatTTTCATACCCCTTGGTGATTGGGTTTctagatatagtccaaaacgtggaccggggtacccctagaatgtgtgtatagaatattgatatcaaatgaaagctgttgatgagtgctttagcagagggttattttcatacccctgggtgattgggtttcgagatataggccaaaacgtggaccggggtacccctagaatgtgtttatagaatattgatatcaaatgaaagctgttgatgagtgctttagcagagggttattttcatacctattggtgactagggtctcgagatataggacaaaacgtgggccagtgaatgcctagacagtgtttatacaatatggatatcaaatgaaagctgtttatgagtgctttagtacagagtaatatattatccagagacggactgggactgggattaggactaggacttggactgagactcggagtgggactgggactgggactggaataaaatacataccaccttctgggacaggtaataagggatgcagaagaatgagaagaaattgagagaagagaaaagagagaaagagattgagaaagagatagaatgagacgaagatggagatagatgaagcgaaaaagacggagggaggagtgaataaaaggattgggaaaaagtgaagagggggaggcagagtcagacggaaaaagcttattaaaatgtatgcagagtggccaaatttagggcaggacaacgtctgccgggtcttctagtgtagGTATAAGCATggataaaatatgtacattttgaGCTGAGTGAGttcgatatgagaatagtcactagtaaataagaaaatgaaaattccaaAGCTCCAGTTTTAATTGAGAATAGTAAGTTGTATTGAAAATAAGAAAGTATGAAATGAAAAAGCGGCATTTGGAATTGAGGATATGAAATGTAATAAAGATAAATGATGTATGTGACAACGGACATATCCTGTAAGGGTAATAAATACTGATGTGAAATTTCCGACTGAAATATCTTGAAGTGCGAGAGCATTTCCATGGATCGATCTTGCATTCTGGAATGCTCTCGAGTAGTCTCCCTCAGTTACTgttcttttcgcttcatctctgcCCCTTGGTTTTTACTTTTTCCTAAAGAGTTCCAATGGGGATCAACATTGGCGAGCACGGTGCTAAATGGAGCACTTCCGTTTGGCCATTCGAAGCATCAGCTACCGCTGACTCTATTCTCTACTGGCATGAACCGTTGTTGCACTGGGGATTTTCCTCACAGAGTTTGGTTTGTAACTGTGTCAGCTTTATCTTTGAATATTACATACCTTATTTGTGTTAATTGCAATCGGCGACTGATTTTTACCGCCACATTGGGGATACTGCTTGACCCAATTTTTAGGATTTTCGTAGCTAAATGGCTCTGGAAATGAAAATAGAATATGAATTCAAATAAGAAATGCTTTATTAGTGCTATTTTTAATTGACTGAAGTATAGATATATTTTCTTATGAAAATGTATTTCGTGGCGACAAATACGCAACGGGGTTTATTGGTATTTTGCAAAGggataaatattattatttttttgggacGCCATTACTACGGTAAGTTTAAGCGCTATGAGTTGACACGACGTCTCGGCTGCAGTTTGACTTACTTAAGAATTTGTTAGACGCAAAAACtaaggctatcaatgcttagcattacgagagCGCTGAAAACAACCGCGACGactacactgtatgccattctacacattccaccTGCTGCGTTAACAACTGCTACGAAGCTTAATTCACCGGTCTGAGTACTTAGTATAACGgacaaacagactacctgattcaaTAGAGGTGCATGGTTGGCGCTATGGAGTCTAAATGGCGGAAGAgggatacacgtgtacaccgatggttccaaagtagcggaaggagtagggtctgctgtATACTGCGCTGAAATAAACACATCCTACAAGCCGCCAGATAACTAGATAAGTATAGCGGTTTTCAGGCGGAAGAAGTAGCCGtaagcagtagaaatactggaagaAAAAGTCAACTTTTATTtttacagccaagcagcaattatggcaataatctcgcaaagcacagcatctaagtgcgttaagagtgtaagcaatcGCTGGAAAGAATttggacagggagaagcatacatctatattgtgtcCCAGAACATATGATacaactgaccggtccatgaggacctcacatagactgaatgagaccgcagtgttaccagaagtttgtttaacgctcaagctgaaaacccctatcaaaaatcagcacctatgttataaaataactcccttCCCTTGTCAAAtagtagaagctttctaggacctatgccacttgctgctttagATCTGGCAGCTGCACCACTCCTAGCACCAGCTTGCCAAGCGCAGGGattgagcacaaaacgtgctcgatcgtttccgcCTCCAacttgcacttcctacatcttctatcaccggccaagcctaatttaaaggcatgtga contains:
- the LOC137238406 gene encoding carbonic anhydrase 2-like translates to MIDDRQQDVNIVPNKNVDEIQEPFSYENPKNWVKQYPQCGGKNQSPIAINTNKTIPIDIPAIIFGEYDTHLSEDLTLENNGHTITFRIPPTVKNSLPYITNGPLKGKYEAINVHFHWGAPLEKGSEHQINNKRFDLEMHILHKNTKYSSVEEALEYDDGLAVIAVLFKVHKLKNRASSLGLQTIFDIVPYVFGFNTTATTSKFITLGSLLPNISRENYYTYQGSLTTPPCSEAVSWLVYPEAIPIPLYYMRNFWGVLDEDGQLLYNNFRTLQPIHLRKVYVRKQTKKCCNA